The sequence below is a genomic window from Excalfactoria chinensis isolate bCotChi1 chromosome 17, bCotChi1.hap2, whole genome shotgun sequence.
TCCACCATTGCAGCCTCTGACGTAACCAATAATCCAGCCACTGTCCTGCAGTTCTGGGAGAGCTAAACCATGTAAGTAACGATGTTGTCCTTTCGCCTATTCTTTAAACAATAGCAAGGTCAGCAAGTTAACTCCttcaaaaacaacaggaaagaagcaagaaacaGTTTTCAAGAGTAATCCAAGTTGAAACAACTAAGCATGCTTTGTTTGGGTATGAAGGGGGATTTATCACTCTTTATTAGTCTACCTTCTAAGCTTATCGCTGTGTTGTTCACCGCCTGGAATGGAGTGAAAACATACTCCAACTTCAGCAAGGCCACAGGGCAGTCTCTTGTTCACAAATTCTAAGCAGCTAACGTACTGTGCCAAAGCACCTGCCAACAGACAATAAGCAACTGCAGCAGCCGCGAGGCATTTTAACCACAGTAGAGATGACGGTACGTTTATCTGCAAGAGGAAATGAAGGCAGTAACAATGATTTAAGACCCCACTGCTACGTACTGCTTATGTAATAGCATCAAGCTATACTTTGTGTTCCGTGCACATGagctcagcagctcacagcccGCACACGTGGGCACCGTGATTCCAGCAACCCACCCCTCGCTGCAGGGCAAAGTGCGAAGCGCACACCgtcactgctgcagctcacagcgtcactgctgcagctcacaccgtcactgctgcagctcacaccgtcactgctgcagctcacacCGTTACTGCTGCTCGGGAGGGCCGCGCACAGATGGCAGCAACGAGCCGCTCCCCCCGCACTGCCACAACCGGACACTGAGTTCCCCTGAAGGCAGCCGTGAACGGCCCGGGCCGCCCGAGCTGTGAGGAGCGCCGCCTCGTCCCCCCCCCGCGCTGACGTGCCGGTGCCTCAGTTCGTACCGGGCAGCATGCTCTCCCGAAGCACTCCCGCGCTGCACAGCGCTTCTCGCAGAGCCGCCCCGCCGGACTCCCGGCCGCGGTCCCCGCTCTGCAGAACTTCGTGCAGCGTTTCCGAGTGCAGCAGCCGCAGATCGCCCTGAGCCCGCGTTGTGCCGGCGGAGGGCTGGCCGAGCAGCGGGGAATCCACCGCCAGCACCTGCTCCCGGCGGGTCAGCACCGCGTCCCACCACTGCGCGGCCAGGTTACCCCGCAGCGCCACGCCCAGCGGCCCGAAGCGGAGCTGCGCGCTTCGATCCCGCGGCTCCGGGTCGCCCCTCAAGAAATGCCGCCTCCGGcacacctccagcagcagctgctcccgCCCGCTCGCCGCCTCGCCGCCGGCCTCCGCGTAGGGCCGTGCCGGAGGTCCGGCCTCCAGCCCCTGGCCGGCGAGCGGCCGCTGCCTGAGGCGAGCGGGGCTGCACAGACGGCGCCCTTGGCGGCAGCCCAGCGCCATCTTCCCCGCCGCCCTCACAGCTGAGGGGGCGCCGCGAGCACCGCGCGCGCCGGAAACGGGGCTGGCGCGCGGCCCCGCACGAGGCCAGCGGACATGGCGGACGCGCACGCGCACTGTCTCGCCTGCAGGCCGCCTGCCGCCTCGCGGCCTTCGTCCGTCCCGGCCGCGCCGAGCCCCGAGGGGTTACGGGGAAATAGAGGAGCCGCAGGGCACgaggctgcaaagcaaaaaccCCTAACGCTTAACGCACATCTCCTCGGAGCGGCTGCACGAGCTCGTTATGCTGCGCAGCGATACGTGGCTTCCTGCTGAGGAAACGCACCGCTCGCACGGCTGCAGCTGGGGCGGAGAACGAGGCGAGCGGCGCTGCAGCAATGGAAAATTCCACACACGCTTCATCGCGGCTTTGGAGCGCGGCCAGAGGGCGGAGCTGAGCCGGGAGATACTGCGGGGAGCAGCAGCGAAGGGCTCCGCGACGGGACGGCCCGGCGGGGCGCAGTGGCAGCGGGGCGCCTTTAAGCGCGGGCAGGGCCACGGGCTGAGCCGAGACGCGTCAGTAGGGCAGTGGGGCAGGAAAAACACCGCGCAGAACCTGCTGGGCTGACACGGGGCCGGATCCGCTGCCGACGCGAAGCCCCGCGTCCATTCCTGGTACTGAGAACTACGGGAGCTTTAAGTGCAAACGTTGAGGGCAAAACGTTGTGCCTTTAATAGGGAAAATAAACCCTGAGACACGCAGGCCTCGTAACCCACACCTAGAAGCAAAACAACCAGGGGCTGCATTATTTCACTTCCATTATTAAACACAGAGGTGCACCAGGAACCCCAAACCCTAACTCTGGCCTCTGTGTTAGTTCACCTCAGGACTATGTTACACAGCGCCCCTAACACAGCTGGGCTTCATCTTAACAAGGTTTGGTGTCAGAAGAAAATCTACTTCACAGCACAGTTCAGAGACAGAAGCTCACAGTATAAACACTAACATGGATTATGCTGTAGTTAATAGTAGCACAAGTTGAGACTTGGGGGAAGACAGCAAAGTAAGCTGAGGAAAATGCAAGTGAAGTTCAAGAGGCTTGAAATCAGAGTCAGAATAACCTGGACAGAATCTCACCCCAATTCTTACATCAGTGAAGAGTCGtttttacctttaaaaaatgattattgTTAAAAGTGGGAACTGAAGATGAACGTTCAGATGAATTTTAAGCTACTGTTGTTGAAAGCATTCAGTAACAAACCCAGAATcatcaaatgcttttgcttgcccccagctctgctccccatcaAGGAAATGCTTAGAACACTCCTTTGCTGAGCAGCGAGGCTTTAGCTGCATGCAGGGGATGTACAAATGTCAGGAAAAAACCCCCCATTCCCTGAACAGCCCGCTTCCCCCCTCCCACTGCCGCAAAGAAATCACCGCTCAATACCAGTTTAAGTATAATTTGAAGTTTTAATACTAAAGATCTTCCCATTTCTCTGAAGCTCATAGTAAGCCTGCATGCTAACTCACAAGGCCTGACAGCTGTAGACACATTACACTCAAGCCTAGTCTGCACATATGCAACAGTTATGGTGCTGCAAAAAAGCTTCCTACACTGGTGGCAGAAGCTCGTTAGCAACACCACTTCAGCAGAGCTTTGGTTAGCGAGATTTCCAGCTATACCATCACTCCAAGGAATCTTctccaaaataaagaaaacaaactggcCCTATGCTAATCAGACAAGGAAGAAGACCATTTCCAACTGC
It includes:
- the POLG2 gene encoding DNA polymerase subunit gamma-2 isoform X1 translates to MALGCRQGRRLCSPARLRQRPLAGQGLEAGPPARPYAEAGGEAASGREQLLLEVCRRRHFLRGDPEPRDRSAQLRFGPLGVALRGNLAAQWWDAVLTRREQVLAVDSPLLGQPSAGTTRAQGDLRLLHSETLHEVLQSGDRGRESGGAALREALCSAGVLRESMLPGALAQYVSCLEFVNKRLPCGLAEVGVCFHSIPGGEQHSDKLRRIGERTTSLLTWFSSPRTAGQWLDYWLRQRLQWWRKFAVGPSNFSSSDFQDEEGRRGFNLHYDFPWGMETIETLKNLGDTELLQMYPGDRSKLLGRDGRRSVLPHVLSVSGNLDLGALAYLFDSLQLAENPLTTKKSSQRKVLKLHPCLTPIKVALDVGKGPTTELRQVCQGLFNELSENRVAVWPGYLETTQVSLEQLYTKYDEMSVLFMVLISDSTLENGVVQLRSRDTTMKEMMHISRLKDFLTKYIESAKNV
- the POLG2 gene encoding DNA polymerase subunit gamma-2 isoform X2, which gives rise to MALGCRQGRRLCSPARLRQRPLAGQGLEAGPPARPYAEAGGEAASGREQLLLEVCRRRHFLRGDPEPRDRSAQLRFGPLGVALRGNLAAQWWDAVLTRREQVLAVDSPLLGQPSAGTTRAQGDLRLLHSETLHEVLQSGDRGRESGGAALREALCSAGVLRESMLPGALAQYVSCLEFVNKRLPCGLAEVGVCFHSIPGGEQHSDKLRRIGERTTSLLTWFSSPRTAGQWLDYWLRQRLQWWRKFAVGPSNFSSSDFQDEEGRRGFNLHYDFPWGMETIETLKNLGDTELLQMYPGDRSKLLGRDGRRSVLPHVLSVSGNLDLGALAYLFDSLQLAENPLTTKKSSQRKVLKLHPCLTPIKVALDVGKGPTTELRQVCQGLFNELSENRVAVWPGYLETTQV